One window from the genome of Cryptomeria japonica chromosome 6, Sugi_1.0, whole genome shotgun sequence encodes:
- the LOC131067905 gene encoding (R,S)-reticuline 7-O-methyltransferase-like yields MAPPPTVAIPQVSGQEAQIEKLKLYDIMLGAAKPMALRAAVLLNIPDIIAEASGSLTLEEIAACISASTDSPPHIEYLFRLLRFLASQEVFIEIPHQEDFRQTKYGLTGLSKLLVKETRKGGVSVQNYVPYLLAFNNDSSLKGWLHLHESVLEGSSAFSKAFGMSYWEYVANNPEANKTLNEAMSCDTRAVMSSVVKIYEEGFKKINSLVDVGGGLGSALSIIVHNHKHIRGINFDLPYVIASALPLAGVQHVSGNMFEHIPSADAIFIKWVLHDWSDDDCVRVFRRCYEAIPENGKVIIVDALIVEGKRDEDNKENLQRGVGLAFDMEMMLFSTGGKERTEMEFKQILIKAGFKSYTIFKLPSIQNIIEASKF; encoded by the exons ATGGCTCCTCCACCTACAGTTGCAATTCCCCAGGTTTCTGGACAAGAAGCCCAGATCGAGAAGCTAAAACTGTATGACATAATGCTGGGCGCAGCTAAGCCCATGGCTCTCAGAGCTGCTGTTTTGCTGAATATTCCGGACATAATTGCTGAGGCGTCAGGCTCTCTTACCCTAGAAGAAATCGCTGCTTGTATTTCAGCATCTACTGATAGCCCACCTCACATAGAATATCTGTTTCGTCTTCTGAGATTTCTAGCCTCCCAGGAAGTCTTTATTGAGATTCCACACCAGGAGGACTTCAGGCAGACTAAATATGGCCTTACAGGCCTTTCTAAATTACTTGTTAAGGAAACAAGAAAAGGAGGTGTGTCAGTGCAAAACTATGTTCCATATTTGTTGGCATTCAACAATGATAGTTCCCTCAAGGGATGGCTGCATCTGCATGAGTCTGTGTTAGAAGGGAGCAGCGCCTTCAGTAAGGCTTTTGGTATGAGTTATTGGGAGTACGTTGCAAACAATCCTGAAGCCAACAAGACATTGAACGAGGCCATGTCCTGTGACACTCGTGCTGTCATGTCTAGTGTTGTCAAGATTTATGAGGAGGGATTTAAGAAGATAAATTCTTTGGTTGATGTTGGGGGAGGTCTCGGCTCTGCCTTGTCCATTATTGTCCACAATCACAAACACATTAGAGGAATTAATTTCGACTTGCCTTATGTCATTGCTTCTGCACTTCCTCTCGCTG GAGTACAACATGTGAGTGGCAATATGTTTGAACACATTCCATCAGCTGATGCAATCTTTATCAAG TGGGTTTTGCATGATTGGAGCGATGATGATTGTGTAAGAGTGTTCAGAAGGTGCTATGAGGCTATACCAGAAAATGGAAAAGTTATAATTGTTGATGCTCTTATTGTTGAAGGAAAAAGAGATGAAGATAACAAAGAAAATCTTCAAAGGGGAGTGGGCCTGGCATTTGATATGGAAATGATGCTATTCAGTACTGGTGGAAAGGAGCGAACAGAGATGGAATTTAAACAAATTCTTATCAAAGCAGGTTTCAAAAGCTACACCATCTTCAAATTGCCATCTATTCAAAACATTATTGAGGCTTCCAAGTTCTAA